One Rudaeicoccus suwonensis genomic window carries:
- a CDS encoding methionine synthase: MSGVQASGVGSLPGTGARDAVRQVRDLFVGEGIPYLPELPARGPGADLIGRAASHLTELPVDLQPSGWRLADGSGRDAARGRAYLREDLDELAEAYDGYDGPLKLQVCGPWTLAGSMWLPRGERVVTDAGATRDLVQSLADGAASHVAAVRALVPGAQIVLQLDEPGLPAVLAGRLPTASGFGRTRAVEVSVVRDALTYVVNAVAGITDSLVLHCCAPDVPLPLVRDVPELEPAVDVSLLRAGQWDGIAELVESGRRIWAGVIPTDSAARHPREALGPFVEMWRRVGLGNELLGQVVVTPACGLAGRSPAQALAIQRLTLQGAQFLNDESA, translated from the coding sequence ATGAGTGGTGTTCAGGCATCCGGAGTCGGCTCGCTGCCTGGCACCGGAGCCCGCGATGCGGTGCGTCAGGTGCGTGACTTGTTCGTCGGCGAGGGCATCCCGTATCTGCCCGAGCTGCCCGCCCGAGGGCCGGGCGCCGACCTGATCGGGCGCGCGGCATCCCACCTCACCGAGTTACCGGTGGATCTGCAGCCTTCGGGGTGGCGGCTCGCCGACGGGTCCGGGCGGGATGCTGCTCGCGGGCGCGCCTACCTGCGGGAGGATCTCGACGAGCTCGCCGAGGCGTATGACGGGTACGACGGCCCGCTGAAGCTGCAGGTGTGCGGTCCGTGGACGCTCGCAGGGTCGATGTGGCTGCCGCGTGGTGAGCGAGTCGTGACCGACGCTGGGGCGACTCGTGATCTGGTGCAATCGCTCGCGGACGGCGCTGCATCGCACGTTGCGGCAGTGCGTGCGCTCGTGCCTGGTGCGCAGATCGTGCTGCAACTGGACGAGCCCGGTCTGCCGGCGGTGTTGGCGGGCCGCTTGCCGACCGCTTCGGGGTTCGGGCGGACGCGCGCGGTCGAGGTTTCGGTGGTGCGCGACGCATTGACGTATGTCGTGAATGCCGTTGCTGGGATTACGGATTCGCTGGTGCTGCATTGTTGTGCGCCCGATGTGCCACTGCCACTGGTGCGTGATGTCCCAGAGCTGGAGCCCGCCGTCGACGTGTCTTTGCTGCGGGCCGGCCAGTGGGACGGAATTGCTGAACTGGTCGAGAGTGGTCGGCGGATCTGGGCCGGCGTCATACCGACCGATTCGGCCGCTCGGCATCCGCGAGAGGCGCTCGGTCCTTTCGTGGAGATGTGGCGCCGGGTCGGTCTCGGCAACGAGCTGCTAGGCCAGGTGGTCGTGACACCGGCGTGTGGTTTGGCCGGTCGCAGCCCCGCGCAGGCGCTCGCGATCCAACGACTGACGCTGCAGGGCGCCCAGTTCCTCAACGACGAATCGGCATAA
- the mnmA gene encoding tRNA 2-thiouridine(34) synthase MnmA, producing the protein MRVVAAMSGGVDSAVAAARMVDAGHEVVGVHLALSQSAATLRESARGCCTIEDAGDARRVADKVGIPFYVWDMAQRFQEDVVADFVAEYTAGRTPNPCLRCNERIKFAALLDKALALGFDAVATGHYAQIVERDGRRELHRAVDMAKDQSYVLGVLDADQLARSFFPLGDTTKPQIRQEAAERGFSVAKKPDSHDICFIADGDTKGWLTRRLGEQPGDIVDTDGEVVGRHEGAFAYTVGQRRGLGLKVPRADGARRFVVDVQPSTNTVVVGTEDLLGVDIVRGDHTRWCGPPPAGEVRVGAQLRAHGEEIPAVATATGDSVEVRLRQRTRGVSPGQSVVLYDGTRVIGSATITGTDRSSARVAS; encoded by the coding sequence ATGCGGGTCGTCGCCGCGATGAGCGGGGGAGTGGACTCGGCTGTCGCCGCAGCCCGCATGGTCGACGCCGGTCATGAGGTGGTGGGCGTGCACCTGGCGCTGTCGCAGTCGGCTGCCACCTTGCGCGAATCCGCCCGTGGTTGTTGCACGATCGAGGACGCGGGTGATGCGCGACGGGTGGCCGACAAGGTCGGCATACCGTTCTATGTCTGGGACATGGCGCAGCGCTTCCAGGAGGACGTCGTCGCCGATTTCGTCGCCGAATACACCGCCGGTCGCACGCCGAACCCGTGTCTGCGCTGCAATGAGCGCATCAAGTTCGCCGCCTTGCTGGACAAGGCGCTCGCACTCGGCTTCGACGCTGTTGCCACGGGTCATTACGCCCAGATCGTCGAGCGCGACGGCCGCCGCGAGTTGCACCGCGCGGTCGACATGGCCAAGGACCAGTCGTACGTGCTCGGGGTGCTGGATGCCGATCAGCTCGCCCGGTCCTTCTTCCCGCTCGGGGACACCACGAAGCCGCAGATCCGGCAGGAGGCGGCCGAGCGCGGCTTCTCGGTCGCCAAGAAGCCCGACAGCCATGACATCTGCTTCATCGCCGACGGTGACACCAAGGGGTGGCTCACACGCCGGCTCGGCGAGCAGCCCGGTGACATCGTCGACACCGACGGCGAGGTCGTCGGTCGGCACGAGGGCGCCTTCGCCTACACCGTCGGGCAGCGGCGTGGGCTGGGGCTGAAGGTGCCGCGCGCTGATGGTGCCCGACGCTTCGTGGTCGATGTGCAGCCGTCGACCAACACCGTCGTCGTGGGCACCGAGGATCTGCTCGGGGTCGACATCGTCCGTGGCGATCACACCCGGTGGTGCGGTCCGCCGCCCGCGGGTGAGGTGCGTGTCGGTGCCCAGCTGCGCGCGCACGGCGAAGAGATCCCTGCCGTCGCCACCGCCACCGGTGACAGCGTCGAAGTGCGCCTCCGGCAGCGCACGCGCGGCGTCTCGCCCGGGCAGTCCGTCGTTCTGTATGACGGGACGCGCGTCATCGGTTCGGCGACGATCACCGGCACCGATCGATCGTCGGCAAGGGTCGCTTCGTGA